The following coding sequences lie in one Cyanobacterium sp. Dongsha4 genomic window:
- a CDS encoding MBOAT family O-acyltransferase, which yields MNSGQRKWAVYWLLIASLFFYGWWNPKYLSLIGVSVVINYLLGILLYQQKQWSTSIRKSVLTIGLVFNLGLLFYYKYANFFISISGSFIESSFTLGNTILPLGISFFTFQQIAFLVDIFRGQKCSNFPNYALFVTFFPQLIAGPIVHYQELTSQFANSVIHKFNIKKFMIGITIFFVGLFKKLFIADRLAEYANPLFDRASNSLDITFIDSWIGVLAYTLQLYFDFSGYCDMALGLGAMLQINLPINFNSPYKANSIQDFWRRWHITLSNFLRDYLYIPLGGSRSGAIHCYKNLMITMLLGGMWHGAGWTFIFWGGIHGGLLIIHRIWHQWTKNCLWVTRSWYNLTSILLTFTCVAIAWVFFRANDIESSLRILSSMLEFNTWRIKSDILGYSETIIALFIIGIMLLFVWFFPNVQEWLGRYSLFGVQNTKQKIWQWQPNSFWAFFMGVITVLSIFSMSRTSPFLYFEF from the coding sequence GTGAATTCAGGTCAAAGAAAATGGGCAGTATATTGGTTGTTAATAGCTTCTTTATTTTTTTATGGGTGGTGGAATCCAAAATATTTATCCTTGATTGGAGTCTCTGTTGTTATCAACTACCTATTAGGAATTTTGTTATATCAACAAAAACAATGGAGTACAAGTATTCGCAAATCAGTTCTTACAATAGGATTAGTATTTAATCTAGGATTGTTGTTTTATTACAAATATGCTAACTTTTTCATATCTATTTCTGGTAGTTTTATCGAATCTAGTTTTACTCTAGGCAATACAATTCTTCCTCTCGGAATATCTTTTTTTACTTTTCAACAAATAGCCTTTTTAGTAGATATTTTTCGAGGACAAAAATGTTCTAATTTTCCAAATTATGCTCTATTTGTAACTTTTTTTCCTCAGTTAATTGCTGGCCCCATTGTTCACTATCAAGAACTTACTTCTCAATTTGCTAATTCAGTCATACATAAATTTAACATTAAAAAATTTATGATTGGAATTACTATTTTTTTTGTGGGACTTTTTAAAAAACTGTTTATTGCTGATCGCCTAGCAGAATACGCAAATCCATTATTCGATAGGGCATCAAATTCTTTAGATATTACTTTTATAGATAGTTGGATTGGCGTTTTAGCATACACACTTCAATTGTACTTTGATTTTTCTGGATATTGTGACATGGCTTTGGGATTGGGTGCAATGTTACAAATTAATCTCCCAATTAATTTTAATTCTCCATACAAAGCCAATAGTATTCAAGATTTTTGGCGTCGTTGGCATATTACCTTGTCTAATTTTCTTCGAGATTATCTTTATATTCCCTTAGGTGGTAGTCGTTCAGGAGCAATACATTGTTATAAAAACCTAATGATAACGATGTTGCTTGGAGGAATGTGGCATGGTGCAGGGTGGACTTTCATTTTCTGGGGAGGAATTCATGGGGGTTTACTTATTATTCATCGTATCTGGCATCAATGGACAAAAAATTGTTTATGGGTCACAAGATCTTGGTACAATTTAACATCCATTTTGCTTACATTTACTTGTGTGGCGATAGCTTGGGTCTTCTTTCGGGCTAATGATATAGAATCAAGTCTAAGAATACTATCGTCAATGTTGGAGTTCAATACTTGGCGAATAAAATCCGATATTTTAGGTTATTCTGAAACAATAATTGCACTTTTCATCATTGGAATAATGCTTTTGTTTGTTTGGTTTTTTCCTAATGTTCAAGAATGGCTTGGAAGATATAGCTTGTTCGGCGTCCAAAATACAAAACAAAAAATATGGCAATGGCAACCTAACTCGTTTTGGGCTTTTTTCATGGGCGTTATAACTGTTTTATCTATTTTTAGTATGAGTCGCACAAGTCCATTTCTTTACTTTGAGTTTTAG
- a CDS encoding glycosyltransferase: MINVNKVENSLLFVVCQTGRGNGGVESITLVIERLKKFNPIILTNLDLPMNKRWENLGIKVYLLPSLHDPSPKKNIFLPYFLQEIIRWLKNNLYLYRFIKKSQVKIVHFNDIQGAFQGIIPSKLTGTKIVFNIRDTKKPSETYNWKWHLVTQLSDQILVLSQEMKTYIQNALKIKKQEKINYIYSSVNVERFYPISPENKKELRSNLGIDEATFAIGYIASVNPKKNQLELIRNGAKLLKSNIPKSKLYLVGDFQPAMNPYAKKCEETVAKLELQDYIDFVGYCSTVEQWYQALDIIIVVSIREGLARCMIESLTCGTPVVSFAVCSAKEILQENKCGEVVELNDYKSLADNVSKLSKNPALLNQMRKQSITVARNLFSEYNVNQYEEIYLNLQELTINS, translated from the coding sequence ATGATAAATGTCAATAAAGTAGAAAATTCGTTACTGTTCGTTGTCTGTCAAACTGGTCGTGGTAACGGAGGAGTAGAAAGTATTACCTTAGTCATTGAGAGATTAAAGAAATTTAATCCCATTATATTGACTAATTTAGATTTACCAATGAACAAGAGATGGGAAAATCTTGGAATAAAAGTCTATTTACTTCCGTCTCTACATGATCCTTCCCCCAAAAAGAATATTTTTCTTCCTTATTTTCTCCAAGAAATCATCCGTTGGTTAAAAAATAATTTATATCTTTATCGTTTCATCAAAAAATCCCAAGTGAAAATTGTGCATTTCAATGACATACAAGGAGCCTTTCAAGGAATCATCCCTTCAAAATTAACTGGGACAAAAATAGTTTTTAACATTCGTGATACAAAAAAGCCTTCAGAAACTTATAACTGGAAATGGCATTTAGTCACTCAGTTAAGTGATCAAATCCTAGTTTTATCACAAGAGATGAAAACCTACATTCAAAATGCGCTGAAAATAAAGAAACAAGAAAAAATAAATTATATTTATAGTTCTGTCAACGTAGAAAGATTTTATCCTATATCTCCAGAAAATAAAAAAGAGTTAAGATCTAATTTGGGAATAGACGAGGCCACTTTCGCTATTGGCTATATAGCTTCAGTCAATCCAAAAAAAAATCAATTAGAACTGATTAGAAATGGAGCAAAACTCTTAAAGTCGAATATTCCCAAGAGCAAGTTGTATTTAGTGGGCGATTTTCAACCAGCAATGAATCCATATGCGAAAAAGTGCGAAGAAACTGTAGCAAAATTGGAATTACAGGATTATATTGATTTTGTCGGATATTGTTCCACAGTAGAGCAATGGTATCAAGCTCTTGACATAATAATTGTAGTATCCATTCGGGAAGGTTTAGCTAGATGTATGATTGAAAGTTTAACATGCGGAACACCAGTCGTTTCTTTTGCAGTTTGTTCCGCCAAGGAAATATTACAAGAGAATAAGTGTGGGGAAGTTGTTGAATTAAATGACTATAAATCATTAGCGGATAATGTATCCAAATTATCTAAAAATCCAGCTTTATTAAATCAAATGAGAAAACAAAGTATTACAGTAGCTCGCAATTTATTTTCTGAGTATAATGTCAATCAATACGAAGAGATTTACTTGAATCTTCAAGAACTAACCATAAATAGTTAA
- a CDS encoding sulfotransferase domain-containing protein: protein MKLPNLIIGGAPKCATSSIFNWLVDHPDVCGSNPKETFFLMDQDHPLCIPNNNYHDCGLKGYEKYFHNASKNYICDATTHYLYQQTAVKILSELPSIPNVIFVLRKPSQRVYSSYQFTRNNRARLNENLTFSEYVKLIQTKTLEEFRMYCNHMGSSYVLYNDINYSCYVNYLKKWIDVFPSQNLHILLFEDLIQDPRRFMKSLCHKIGIYSDFYDSYSFEHKNKTYRVKNLSLHRQVQNLSRFVPSTFKELARNVYISIQTTQTNSKQKDEDKQTLTELDSYFEPFNRELAKCFNLNLSSWE from the coding sequence ATGAAACTTCCTAACTTGATTATCGGAGGTGCCCCAAAATGTGCGACAAGCTCTATTTTTAATTGGCTTGTTGATCATCCAGATGTATGTGGTTCAAACCCGAAAGAAACATTTTTTCTAATGGATCAGGATCATCCCCTTTGTATTCCTAATAATAACTATCACGATTGTGGACTGAAAGGTTATGAAAAATATTTTCATAATGCTAGTAAAAATTATATTTGTGATGCCACAACTCACTATCTTTACCAACAAACGGCCGTCAAAATTTTGTCAGAATTGCCGAGTATTCCTAACGTTATTTTTGTTTTGAGAAAACCCTCCCAAAGAGTATATTCTTCTTATCAATTTACTCGTAATAATAGAGCTCGTTTAAATGAAAATCTAACTTTCAGTGAATATGTTAAATTAATTCAAACCAAAACCTTAGAAGAGTTTAGAATGTATTGTAATCATATGGGGAGTTCTTATGTATTGTATAACGATATTAATTATAGTTGTTATGTCAATTATTTAAAAAAATGGATAGATGTTTTTCCGTCTCAAAATCTACATATATTACTATTTGAGGATTTAATTCAAGATCCCCGTCGGTTCATGAAAAGTCTTTGCCATAAAATAGGTATCTATTCTGATTTTTATGATTCCTATTCATTCGAACATAAAAATAAAACTTATAGAGTTAAAAACTTAAGTTTGCATCGTCAAGTGCAAAATTTATCTCGGTTTGTACCAAGTACATTCAAGGAACTTGCACGCAATGTTTACATAAGCATCCAAACTACGCAAACCAATTCTAAACAGAAAGATGAAGATAAGCAAACCTTGACAGAGCTTGATTCATATTTTGAACCGTTTAACCGTGAATTGGCAAAGTGTTTTAATTTGAATCTATCATCTTGGGAGTAA
- a CDS encoding class I SAM-dependent methyltransferase, giving the protein MIITCSDCTMRQGLNCSAHTIALQTLGRQIPPPPLGACMIPIVDMYLKQIQPGMKILDVGCGSWNKIKQYCQQIGATYEGIDPKKEYIGKQTVATRIENLAELSYEDNYFDIVIGNQTMEHWGENACSIPWGLYQCFRVCKPNGKVMMNVPIHFHGTKEFMLGDIEAIKNAFEPFSSTIQIVEWGKLTNPLPRLYPYPGYWILKDKPAYVLDIQAIKDKPLPQGITNQGALKGKLAQLANYPLSYNIYRVLKKLRIFQGKHQLINY; this is encoded by the coding sequence ATGATAATTACTTGTAGTGACTGTACAATGCGTCAAGGTTTAAACTGTTCAGCTCATACTATAGCCCTTCAAACCCTTGGACGTCAAATTCCTCCTCCTCCTTTAGGAGCTTGTATGATTCCAATAGTGGATATGTATTTAAAGCAAATTCAACCCGGAATGAAAATTTTGGATGTCGGATGTGGTTCGTGGAATAAGATAAAACAATATTGCCAACAAATAGGAGCGACTTATGAAGGTATTGATCCTAAAAAAGAATATATTGGTAAACAAACAGTTGCTACTAGAATTGAGAATCTCGCAGAACTTTCTTATGAAGACAATTATTTTGATATAGTTATTGGTAATCAAACGATGGAACACTGGGGAGAAAATGCCTGTAGTATTCCATGGGGTTTATACCAATGTTTTAGAGTTTGTAAACCCAATGGTAAGGTTATGATGAATGTTCCTATCCACTTTCATGGTACTAAAGAGTTTATGCTAGGTGATATTGAAGCGATCAAAAATGCGTTTGAACCTTTCAGCAGTACGATTCAAATTGTAGAATGGGGCAAGTTAACAAATCCTTTGCCTCGTCTTTATCCTTATCCTGGTTATTGGATTCTCAAGGATAAACCAGCTTACGTTTTAGATATTCAGGCAATCAAAGATAAACCATTACCGCAAGGTATAACTAACCAAGGTGCTCTTAAGGGAAAATTAGCACAATTAGCGAATTATCCTTTGTCTTATAATATCTATCGAGTTCTCAAAAAATTGCGAATTTTTCAAGGTAAACATCAATTAATTAACTATTGA